The genomic segment CGATAACTACCTAAATATCGATATCGATCATCGCGAATGTCACGGCGGGTCAACAATCTGATCTAATTAGTCTGTTTACGTCTGCAGTGTGGTTCTCACGGGCACTAAAATGTCAACACCCCGggctaataataattacgtcatttttattgacattgtCGTGCATATTAGATCACAGTCCTGCAGTGTATTGTGTACTATCAATTGTttatatcataagaaaatattataatcggttTTGGTCACACACGCTCGcacgcgatataataataataatattattatcatgtgtgcgacaataataataataataataataattcgtaataatcgtaataataatattatattcacacggTTCGTCGGAACATGAACCATAATTATTCCAACAGGTAGGTATACCACGACTGCCGATTATACCGCAATTTTGTACTCTCGAAAACGATTTCATTTGTCATCCGACTACGTTTTGCACAGCCGAGAAAATTTTACCACACGAATCGTCACTGTTCCGCTTTAAATTTGCAGCCACcgacctatattataacattgtgaACTTCTAAGGCATTTCGTATATTTTCGCGGGTTAAATGCAAATTTTACATTTCGCTCACTcacgagaataatattatcttatttgtaAAGCGTTTCGATAAAAATCGATCCACGCTCTGTCTACATCATCTAACACGTGGctattcgttattatatattttttattaataataatatattagtcgtAGGTACTTTtcgataatatgttaataaacaaCGAGATTGCGAATTCGTTTGCCCGccgatctatataatatatgtaattattcgAGAGAAGActgaaaactatataattaattattaaatatttcgctATCAAACACCAATTACGCGTCTTAATTACACTACACCTGCAGGAGGACGGTCGGCTAAAAATTGATTATCGGTGTAATTGGACGCCTGTTAAGTACATAATGTTAATATGTGCGGCATAAACCTAAAGAACAAAGATAATACACGTggtagttaattattaaacGAAATCGCAATGATCGTGTTCGATAAATTTTGCATGACCTGTGATGATTACACACTCATTTATAACGAACCAATTTTCGTGTACTTTTTTACTTAGTCAACACgttgagcatattattatcattagattTAGTGTAACAGCAGGGtcctataggtatatctattttacaacattttcgtaccgatataatattaatatttttattttgcaaaataacgatataatattattataacgacgatTCGAATAAAacgcaaaattgtattaatacaataccacattgtaatttatatgcTTTTGGCGATGTGTCGTATAGATGAAACGTTTGGCCACGTTCAAagataaaaatcagaaaatcgTCGGCAACCCTTTGCCTAGAGAAGAGAAGACATTGTTCACAGAGAACAACGTTGTCAATGTGCTCGTCGACAGAGATCAAAAGAACAGGAGAGTCTTAATCCTAAACATGggatgtaagtatatattaattaaataatatgtttagatattatattatatttacaaattgtacAAACATACATCGTGTTACGTGGTATTCGCAAAGAAGGCACTTCTACATCGTcgctacaattttattattacttacggCTTAGATGGAAAgtcgtaattttataataatattgtttcgcGTCGTATTCATCTGAACTACGACAACGACAGCCATGCctcacataatattttccaataatatatagctacttaattaaaaataatataatatacctacgttttgCGTGTTCCATCGTATGGACAAATGGAGGGTGGAAAAAACTGAAAGAGATATTTAATAGTTCTCAGACGATTTCTCGCGAATCTCTTCAATACCcatttaatataacttaaaattattattatttattcggaattatttaaaatatcatctaTAATTTCTTCTAAACGTTCTCTTTTCGCGTGGCGATCGCCTTTAACACCCACGCGTGTATTAAATGAGATTTGTCGACAAAACCTGTGACTACAGCTTGCGactattactatacattataatcacCATTGACCCCTCAAAaagatatcatataatatggattttctCTGGAGCAgcggtaaaattattgtactCTGGACGATCTGCacgtgataatataatttttatttaccctCACCCCTTCGCAACGCTCCTTTGCACGGTGCCGATTGAAATTTGCGTTATTGATGATGATTGACATTCATAATAGACGATTTGGCTGGAAAGTTTAGATATTTATCACGCCTCCGTCGTACCGACGTATAGTCATGGTAACTATGCATTTTTCAAGACCCTCCGAGTAGACTACAGTCGATGTATACAactgtaatagtaataatatttgctACTCGTGGTTTTCCGGTcgaacgtcataatattattactcgtGTTATTCTGTAACGGAGacagcaataaaataaattgttattgcgATAACCCTAAATAAATAAGTCATGTAGGTACTACTcgagtaggtacaaaaaaaatatgataatattttagcgATGTGATCGGTGTGGTTGCTCGGTGATTAGCGTCGTCGACCTCTCATCATCgcaaaacaaatatgtataggaatctactatattatgtatgataatcgttgaacaataattattgcaatCGTTCGTTTGTAGACTACAGTGCTGTGATATATATTTTGTCTCCGTAGGTGCCACTACGACATATAACTACAACTATATACAGTTGCcttagtataataatagctacctattttatatttgtcaCGGACAGACTGAAAACTGTTTTTATCGCCATGTGCGTTGTTTTGTCATGAATGACctattcgtatattatgttctataatacctacaaagatatatttttttttacctcgttcgtatactaatattacttccTACTGTTATCTTAATTACCATCAAGTGTAATCATTGTTGTTGCAACGGACGATTTATTTTCAATCGTCATAAACAGTCTGACACGCTGCACTTGGGAGTTTCTGAAAACGTTATCCAAATAATTagttgtattgatattttaaaaaccggTACATATTTTTACGACGATATTGACATATTGACCTCGATCCTTAAATTGTTTAGCGGCTTGGGACCCGAAAAATCTTAACAGCGAACAGTTGTTCAAAGTTCTTTACCTGATCCAAGTCGCATCGTTGGTGGAAGAAGAAACTCAAGTCCGTGGCGTGGTCATCATCATCGACTTCCATGGGCTGTCCACCAAACAGGTCATGGCCATGTCACCATCGTTCGCAATGACATTGCTTCTTTACATCCAAGTAAGctcgtttgaaaaaataagttatatttattttacggaAAGCAAACCACGTCGCAAATTTGAGCGCATAGAGGTGTAGGTACTTTGAAATCTATCGTTCTATCCCCGCCAAGTTCAAAGTCTACGACGTCTCGTCtgcagaacaaaaaaaaaaattctaaataataatattataatagtacttattCAATGGTGTTTGGACTCGATAATAATGTTTTGCCcctgacatatttttaaaggtCTTATACGCATCGGTCTATgcgtaatatgatataatttagtgCGTCGTATATGTAGACTGTCTATTCGCAATAATCCGTGGGGTGAAACTATAATTATTGGCTACCGTGTTAAgtgaaacatcaaaaatattttcagccGACGTAACCCTcggcgtacctatataagagATAGACAGTAGACACCAGAGATtagtttttcttaaattatccGATTTTCTGTGCGTgcgttaaaaacaataaattaccgtTTTCAACACAGACGCACttgtaatcattattattattattattatttattacgatattgttataataataataatgtgctcTAATGTGAAAACACTGACGTGGTTACGTATAGGTTAAAGCTGGTATATCCTTAACGTGCATTCGCTTGTAGCATATTATATGGGTAATATAGAAATGCTTTATGGTCGAAAGTTCAATGCCACGATAGGGTTTTAACGTCAATCAACAATCATACTTCATTCGATTTAATATCAGATTTTTGgcgataatatttatcaattaacttaatttataataaataacggacacaacattataatattataattgtgtttacGTCTACCAgcgtttgaaataaataaataaataataataataataataataatgatgaactTTAAATCTAATAGaactgattaaattattatgttttacaatcgCATTATATAGATCATAGATAAACAAAagcgtataaaaatgtaattatttatttgtactcgTAACTCAACGCTAAAATACGCAAAACTTAAAAGATTTTTATAGGtgtttttgtacaataaatgCAGTACTGAAATAGGTACACTTAAAACTACAATCGTTGTTTgcatatagtaataattgtcacttaataattacattaatgactgtgtacttaacatttttttcgttttcgtatGAACGTACAGGAATCCATGCCACTCCGTATGAAGGAAGTGCACATTGTTCGTCAGCCGTTCTTGTTCAACATGGTGTGGCCGATGTTCAAACAATTTGTTGGAGACAAGCTCAAAAAACGTGtacgtattacaatatttggCATTCacgtcattatttataatattttaagactcGCAAGCGCACATTTTTGGCAATTTATCATCGTGTGTATGTGCGTGATATTAGGGCTAATGGATGATATCCGATAGCTGTGTTGCAAAACCTAATCGTTTGTTTTCTCTCGCGGTTTTCAGTTGTTTTTCCACGGTAACAAGATGTCGTCTCTGCACAAGCATTTGGACGCTAACATGCTCCCCGAAGACTATGGTGGCAAGAAACCCAAGTTGAACTACACAAGCGCCGATTGGTACCCTGTGATGCAGGACCTCCAGAGCCACATCGCAGGTTTGTGCCGATTCGTATTAATTATTCACTCCATTAGTGTCCAGGGATTACCaattagaaaaatttttattttttttcgagggGAGGGGCACTTTAAGAACTCTGGAAGTTTTCTGGGGGTAGGGGGTCATCAAATCGCAATGCCCCTACCAATTTTGATCCGAAGAGAGTAAAgtcaaattcaaaaaattacaattacaattacttacgaaaaactcataatattattacaatattcattCCATCAAATCAAAAACAAACTTCTCGTCTGGGTGCCGGATAAAGCTTGTTTGACACTATGTTTGATCCACTGACCCAGCTACACTCTCGATAAACGAAGCATCGTGTAAATCACGAAAAGCTTCatcagctattatattattattatacgttctgTTATACTTACACGTGCATATGTTTACAGACTGGAATACGTATGGATTGAAAAAGTAATGACTACGGTAACTAATCGGAAACGGCTTATGAAAATGTTTGCGGTCACTTGGGCAGTAACTAAATACGATATTCTACATATTTATTGGAActcatagaataataataatcataatcaaaaaagaaaaacttttcaaCGGTAGTAAACATTATATGGGCCTAGATATaatgagttttataatattattatcatattaagttttaataatggTGTCACTATTAAGGGCAAGGTGTTTTAAGAATGGCACGGTTTTAATTCATTTGCGCGTTTTTTGCAAACCACAAACTAAGTTTTCACCTCGATGTTgtcataatttgtaatatttatttatttaataaacaagagccattatattataatataataataatatatacataaatatatatatttattcggtgatggataaataaatatgtttatgatttgATTATTACACGGGCTTTTAGTTGtgcatttaaatacaaatgtaacgGTTAgtcgtcaatatattatataataaattacatttcagATATGAAATTGTTTCTTAATGGCTTTatgtctttttatttttttttccattttatacctattttttttttttttaatactatctCTTTTAAGAACACATATGTTACCTATAGTTGTTTTATAGAACCTTAGtatttaagttgtattttatattcatataaatagcTTTAGAATCAAACAGTTCGATGATTGGAAAGTGATATAAAAGTactatttttgtattcaattataatatgctaagtACAATATACTCGAATTGAAACATgtcgatattaatttatagtgaatatattatcaataactcTGCGGTTGTAAAAAATCTAAACCagctgttatattattttaaacggaaataaaaatcaattaacgaTACCACattgttgtacatattttattcaatattgcCATTACACTTATTAGTGTTGGGTGATAtccttataataaatattattatttttatcattatacggATGTAAAGGAAATCAAACTAGAAACCGTTTCCCATCCACATTATTGTGTGCGGTGACTTTAAAATGTCGACTACctcaggggcggctccaggggGGCCCTAGGCCCCCCCCAACgcccgtatttataaaaatatatattgttaaaataaatacatattaaattattataatattgtcatatggactatatgggctatagaggtatgacggtgtatacgatgtacctgctgggtaaatggaataaaaatagacTACTTGAATTTGcgttgtaaaaatgtttgttttatttttgttataagattttgtgaaattataacttcccccccccctaaccaaggctctggagccgcccctggaCTGCCTTGTGAATCAAATATGATACGCACGTTAAACTTTCAATTATTTccttaatatattacttatccTACTTGCACATTTTGTCTTTGagtgacatataatattatgatacaatgaaATTGTTAATTCGATTGTCAGTGGGTATATTAATGTCATATAGATGcttggtaaaataattatgatttaataagacatacctatacaatacgTGTCTCTACTGCAGTTTACTGGTTTAACAATATATCTGGCACGCACTTATCTCTACGACAAGGTATGCTATAACGATGTCTGTACCAAATTTACCGGTCACCAGAATCCGACATCAATCACTGTATTAGCCAAATCGCGTGTCGTAATAAGCATTCAAAGTtttagattttacaatgatctAAGATTCTTTAAAAAACTCCCACATCATGTGTCAGGTGtcccacatattttattattattgtcataacacgcgatagtaatataataatacatattattattataatatggacgtAATGGAAATAAACTAGAAACCGTTTGCCATCCCCATCGTAAGTGGTGACTTTAAAAAATTGACTGCCCTGTGTATTAAATATGATACGCACGTAACATTGTCCTTAATATTGTACTACCTAATATACTTTTCAATTATTGGCGTTGCgtgattatttctttttttcttctatttttttgtcatttgtaatgatgattattttatttttaaagattattctgtttttgacttttaaaagttttttattacaattttattaaaatgtatatattacagaattgtttagtttaaaagtttaatacaagTTATCATGTTTTGAGGTAGGTACTTTAGAggtgattattgttttttttttttaatttacagtttgTTACGGAACAAACGAAACATAAAAAAGGCTTATGAACAGATTATTGACAGATGAAAACCGCACCAAGTAAATGCAAACGGAAATACGATGGTGTGGTGTTCATCTGTCATAACCAAATGCGCGGGCCAATCAGCGACTGACTAAGTTATCTAAAAGGGTATATATACCGGACGGTTTCGATAACTTAGTCAGTGCCCACCATCGTTAAAAACTCTGTTCTTCTTAAGTCTGCAAACTTCAAGTCTATCCAAAATTCAATTCTCTCTCAATCAAAATCGATGTTTTACAAAAACTCTTTCTCCGCACATGCCCACATCCGTCTCTTAGGTAAAACTCACCTCCCTTCAACCACTAAACGTATAACCAAACCCTACTCTTTAACATGGGTAGAACAACATCTTAATTAAACCTTCTTTTAAATTTCCATCCACTAGTAGAAGCAAAAGCCTGGAATAGTTAACGGCTTAGCCATCCCTTCAAAGCAAAGCAGTAACTTAGTCAGTCCATTCCATACCTTCATACTGTCAACATCTACCAAGAACATTCTGACAGAAGAAGGACCAGGACCAAGAATACAAGCCGTCGACTCATCGACGCTCCACGGTCACAAGCATCGCCCAGCCGACAAACACCGACGATCGAACGCCGCTCAACGGCAGCAAGCGTCGTTCCGCCCTAGAAGACCGGCTACAGCACTTCCATACGACAACAAGTGCCATTCAGCCGCCGACCACCGATAAATACACCGCTTCCCGGCTGCAAGTGCGTCAAAATCACCTACGACCGACGATACGCCGATCATCGAACGCAAGCCTTGTTCGACCGGTGAATATCGACGACTTCACAGCTCCCGGACGTGAGACCGGTATAAAGCCGCTGACCAACACCGCCAACTCCGACAGTACCAGTCAACTACGCGGCT from the Acyrthosiphon pisum isolate AL4f chromosome X, pea_aphid_22Mar2018_4r6ur, whole genome shotgun sequence genome contains:
- the LOC100162973 gene encoding alpha-tocopherol transfer protein, whose amino-acid sequence is MVGNAKSTMLKASLSSKRLSLDDCRKPSMKMINAFGLDTSPLCPDTCLLAERELRETPEQVQKSLAELRELLKEKNTMSYKDTDEYLMIFLRPTHFYAQSAYDLMKRLATFKDKNQKIVGNPLPREEKTLFTENNVVNVLVDRDQKNRRVLILNMGSAWDPKNLNSEQLFKVLYLIQVASLVEEETQVRGVVIIIDFHGLSTKQVMAMSPSFAMTLLLYIQESMPLRMKEVHIVRQPFLFNMVWPMFKQFVGDKLKKRLFFHGNKMSSLHKHLDANMLPEDYGGKKPKLNYTSADWYPVMQDLQSHIADWNTYGLKK